A part of Acropora palmata chromosome 6, jaAcrPala1.3, whole genome shotgun sequence genomic DNA contains:
- the LOC141884326 gene encoding uncharacterized protein LOC141884326, which produces MSKSALRDAHEKQADNESDQNTTFMRNTMISGTMVSGEASETDDEDDDGVTDQEKTNEGNDTLEAARKPFKDDEELLDAEICDLEFESGTEVKTKRQKIVYKFDSPFHRKLRERNLVLRSDLVEGLTQCYKSVGVKLEGSKFHLIRAQMAAQDVSHSTAILQEDLTHLSTLLEDVLASEKLISLKSNLKNPPNNV; this is translated from the exons at GTCGAAATCAGCATTAAGAGATGCACATGAAAAGCAAGCAGATAATGAAAGTGATCAAAACACAACATTCATGCGGAATACCATGATAAGTGGCACCATGGTCAGTGGTGAAGCATCAGAGactgatgatgaagatgacgaTGGAGTTACTGATCaggagaaaacaaatgaaggCAATGATACTTTGGAGGCAGCCAGAAAACCTTTCAAAGATGATGAAGAATTATTAGACGCTGAAATATGTGACCTTGAGTTTGAATCTGGAACAGAAGTGAAGACTAAGAGACAGAAAATTGTTTACAAGTTTGATTC GCCTTTCCACAGAAAATTAA GGGAAAGAAATTTGGTTCTGAGAAGTGACCTTGTGGAAGGTTTAACACAATGTTATAAGTCAGTGGGTGTTAAACTTGAGGGATCAAAGTTTCATCTCATCAGAGCCCAGATGGCAGCACAG gaTGTGTCACACAGCACAGCAATTTTGCAAGAAGATCTTACACATCTGTCAACTCTACTTGAAGATGTCCTGGCTTCAGAAAAACTGATTTCTCTGAAAAGTAATCTTAAAAACCCACCAAATAATGTCTAG
- the LOC141884316 gene encoding uncharacterized protein LOC141884316, whose protein sequence is MSDLEKQPINPINGKTEGLNGNMSAEDITDKQIADVEGATRTAETDCHSGVEETERETTVDEESEAKESNNNENIVNGVKPNGLSSDDLRDGHVDDAKVGETCKGQADGEQVGGEGGDSENTKGKESATEKNDSEPNSESKDVDVAPELVSMETNSKQGESGAEESPGGADDAGKNSQQGESSTEDTEAKHTTAADCLEMNATEPSKGPGDSKHSEETGKPVTMATGAGKLEPSSESVESELISAEMTMKQESGSEEAKVTEIELDVGREPAASVDSSVNPDEQTTSEEKIKSDQSVTGGDIAGIGISPVKEEVAQEQQDDAKKVKTIWYTAEDSPSPSAESSATSEESVSYATSIVGGVVHRVPIVSSSPKGQRKPGEGNSQSLPRKKSMLESLLGLRKKSKGGAESPAAGSTDVQAEKNEDSNKPGNAEKDTMKKPIEASAVPTVIKDTVKLLVTGKTSEGEDARVSNTKEEGGATRDDCKDANIETEGKPVAIEVGDGDVNAITVSNEEEPKQAVGTQNVTEDSVPVGNVELEKDVKNGEELRMENPKEAVNTDLTEPVFSGDESSKTAPKKKKSSGFFGGFFTRRKSKKSARTLEREAGDTVEALQHADSLVQVSGEVCGTEQGTGTEDTAIKGEEDLTGQQKVETEDVLAHHSADDQNMDSENDQMLDKAKADAVVAGETPEVKVTEMETAEVENIVSEEVQKPSEKTLQSEETVQCAEKPAEEPTQGSVATDLNTKAQQAEVLITQPEIVVNSETATEEGTTNDDRPTTEDLRKEADASKQTGEQTSPEDTQDQATELTTEPRVKLREGGNGSYSPARHMQMRISYAEVDGGGGKEVEVIGESASETTGQKGTAGHRVSCRGLGEADHEGWLSKKGGMLFLTGWKRRWVVLKDGKLYYFKTAFDPEASGVINVKGATVTEAPEIKKNFCFKCEEPAGKPQVSVFLAQSKEDMDKWLTVLKAASKGETIRKSKQQQLTVKGEVTMRKRVDSSTQRHSSVLAVGGRHDFLEDEEDRRLNQRKSTPVSVTDLLEEKQEKGAEEQPSDAPSNHSDNTIAPSDEHPAPNDTLEDPSNEARLAGDAPQSEERSAEGNAPSRLSDDITAPSEKPLALYDAAVDKLPGHAPSSASSALPVCTDRPSAGALAPMTPEFCDSRGVSEPADEALEEKTGGKERKSSENSGTVLTNELSVGGEKEVVESSLSPEMSSLEQQTAENKTVEDITPAVSVEVEKNKSEVTLEVSPESEKHDLTADAGSRVDSPDSGIGVTNTEVTTTESAAEIVKMSLEAGKSVETVSVVSEGVREARVASEMESELTHSESSASVESGEAAEDDLFPPLSPSKTRWYFSLDRKQTWSVAPEPEEERSPKGLSSTLTRLARKSTPSDRGSVQSNFSDAGSIKSENDELMEMCHNIRKARLSIVGEPVWEGAERLRAFSCVRGDEEAMVRLRRLERTLKDKEKDLAELDELLNQPEINRKSICEWKQRNSVLFEEVFPQNTLGDWEGQGEGGDNVVEGEENEKPNQENLDAAKEQEKSNDVEGETSVSKEEGDDISNEKQAIPNNEVKGNAEQDSGTNEQGSSEYGESAEKNKNSIVNEGEIP, encoded by the exons ATGTCTGATCTGGAGAAACAACCCATTAACCCTATCAATGGGAAAACAGAGGGCTTGAATGGAAATATGTCTGCAGAAGACATTACTGATAAACAGATTGCAGATGTAGAAGGAGCAACGAGAACTGCGGAAACAGACTGTCACAGTGGAGTGgaagaaacagaaagagaaACAACGGTTGATGAAGAGAGCGAAGCAAAAGAGtcaaacaacaatgaaaacataGTCAATGGTGTGAAGCCAAATGGTTTGTCTTCTGATGATTTAAGAGATGGGCATGTTGATGATGCAAAAGTTGGTGAAACTTGTAAAGGTCAAGCAGATGGTGAACAGGTTGGCGGTGAAGGTGGTGACTCGGAAAATACGAAGGGAAAAGAAAGCgctactgaaaaaaatgactcTGAGCCAAACTCTGAGAGCAAAGATGTTGATGTTGCCCCTGAGCTGGTATCCATGGAAACAAACAGTAAGCAGGGTGAATCTGGAGCTGAAGAAAGCCCTGGAGGAGCGGATGATGCAGGGAAAAATTCACAACAGGGTGAAAGTTCAACTGAAGACACGGAAGCCAAACACACAACTGCAGCCGATTGTTTAGAGATGAATGCAACTGAGCCATCTAAAGGTCCGGGTGATAGCAAGCACTCTGAAGAGACTGGTAAGCCTGTTACAATGGCAACAGGAGCAGGGAAACTTGAACCCTCAAGTGAAAGTGTGGAATCTGAACTAATTTCAGCAGAAATGACTATGAAACAAGAAAGTGGTTCTGAGGAAGCCAAAGTAACTGAAATAG AGCTTGACGTTGGAAGAGAACCAGCTGCAAGTGTTGACAGCAGTGTCAATCCTGATGAACAAACAACCagtgaagaaaaaatcaaatctGACCAATCTGTAACTGGTGGGGACATTGCAGGAATTGGAATCTCCCCTGTTAAGGAAGAG GTCGCCCAGGAACAGCAAGATGATGCTAAAAAAGTCAAAACGATTTGGTATACTGCTGAAGACAGTCCTTCGCCAAGTGCTGAGAGCTCGGCTACATCTGAAGAATCAGTCAGTTATGCTACTAGCATTGTCGGTGGTGTAGTGCATAGAGTGCCAATTGTCTCATC TTCCCCAAAAGGACAGCGCAAACCAGGAGAAGGAAACTCACAGAGTTTACCAAGAAAGAAGTCTATGTTAGAAAGTCTGTTAGGGCTGCGTAAAAAGTCGAAAGGAGGTGCAGAAAGTCCTGCAGCTGGGAGCACAGATGTTCAAGCTGAGAAAAATGAAGATTCGAATAAACCAGGAAATGCAGAGAAAGATACTATGAAGAAACCAATTGAGGCCAGCGCTGTTCCTACGGTAATAAAAGACACTGTTAAATTATTGGTGACTGGAAAAACGTCTGAAGGGGAAGATGCCCGTGTTAGCAACACTAAAGAAGAAGGTGGGGCCACTAGGGATGATTGTAAAGATGCTAACATTGAAACTGAAGGAAAGCCTGTAGCTATTGAGGTAGGTGACGGAGATGTTAACGCTATAACAGTTAGCAATGAAGAGGAGCCAAAGCAAGCTGTGGGAACCCAAAATGTGACAGAGGATTCTGTCCCAGTGGGAAATGTGGAACTCGAAAAGGATGTCAAGAATGGTGAAGAATTGAGGATGGAAAACCCCAAAGAGGCTGTGAACACTGATTTGACTGAACCAGTGTTCTCTGGAGATGAAAGCTCTAAAACAGcaccaaagaagaaaaaatcttCTGGTTTTTTTGGAGGATTTTTTACTAggagaaaaagcaagaaatcTGCAAGAACATTGGAAAGAGAGGCAGGTGACACAGTTGAGGCGTTGCAACATGCAGATTCGTTAGTGCAGGTGTCGGGTGAAGTTTGTGGGACAGAGCAAGGCACTGGAACTGAGGATACAGCTATCAAGGGAGAAGAAGACTTAACTGGGCAACAAAAGGTTGAAACGGAGGATGTTCTTGCTCATCATTCAGCTGATGATCAAAACATGGACAGTGAAAATGATCAGATGCTTGATAAGGCCAAAGCTGACGCAGTAGTTGCTGGAGAGACTCCAGAAGTTAAGGTTACAGAAATGGAAACGGCAGAGGTCGAGAACATTGTCTCTGAAGAAGTTCAGAAACCCTCGGAGAAAACGTTGCAGTCTGAGGAGACTGTCCAATGTGCTGAAAAACCGGCAGAGGAACCAACTCAAGGTTCAGTAGCCACAGATTTAAATACGAAGGCTCAACAGGCAGAGGTCCTAATAACGCAACCAGAGATTGTAGTAAATAGTGAAACAGCCACTGAAGAGGGAACAACGAACGACGACAGACCAACAACGGAGGACCTTAGGAAAGAAGCGGATGCTTCAAAGCAAACAG GAGAGCAAACATCTCCAGAAGACACCCAGGATCAAGCTACTGAGTTAACAACAGAGCCGCGAGTCAAACTGAGAGAGGGGGGGAATGGGTCTTACAGCCCCGCTCGCCACATGCAAATGAGAATAAGTTATGCTGAGGTAGATGGCGGAG GTGGAAAAGAGGTTGAAGTGATTGGAGAAAGTGCCTCTGAAACAACCGGTCAGAAAGGTACAGCTGGTCACAGGGTGTCGTGCCGAGGACTCGGTGAGGCTGATCACGAAGGATGGCTTTCGAAGAAGG GAGGGATGCTGTTTTTAACTGGGTGGAAGCGCAGGTGGGTCGTGTTAAAGGACGGCAAACTCTATTACTTCAAAACTGCTTTTGATCCGGAAGCCAGTGGAGTGATCAATGTGAAAGGGGCTACAGTCACTGAAGCGccagaaatcaagaaaaattt CTGTTTCAAGTGCGAAGAGCCTGCTGGCAAGCCACAGGTGTCAGTTTTCCTGGCTCAAAGTAAGGAAGACATGGACAAATGGCTGACAGTGTTAAAAGCTGCGTCAAAAGGAGAAACCATTCGCAAGTCAAAACAGCAGCAACTGACAGTCAAGGGTGAGGTGACGATGCGCAAAAGAGTAGACTCATCCACGCAAAGGCATAGCTCTGTACTAG ctgTAGGAGGCCGTCACGACTTTttagaagacgaagaagatcGAAGGCTTAACCAGCGGAAGTCGACTCCTGTGTCCGTCACTGATTTACTTGAAGAAAAGCAGGAGAAAG GTGCTGAGGAACAACCCAGCGATGCACCTTCCAACCATAGTGATAACACAATTGCACCTAGTGACGAGCACCCTGCTCCTAATGATACACTAGAGGACCCTAGCAACGAAGCGCGTTTGGCTGGTGATGCTCCTCAAAGCGAAGAGAGGTCAGCGGAAGGTAATGCACCTTCTAGGCTTAGTGATGATATAACGGCACCTAGTGAGAAGCCTTTAGCACTTTATGATGCAGCGGTGGACAAACTACCTGGTCACGCACCATCATCAGCTAGTTCAGCTCTTCCAGTATGCACTGACAGACCAAGTGCGGGGGCGCTGGCTCCTATGACCCCAGAATTTTGCGACTCACGTGGTGTCTCTGAACCCGCAGATGAAGCTTTGGAGGAGAAAACCGGAGGTAAAGAGCGGAAATCGTCGGAAAATTCTGGCACTGTCTTGACGAATGAGTTATCTGTTGGTGGAGAGAAAGAAGTCGTAGAGTCTTCACTCTCCCCTGAAATGTCATCCCTTGAGCAACAAACAGCCGAAAACAAAACCGTAGAGGATATAACACCTGCCGTTTCAGTCGAGGTTGAGAAAAACAAGTCTGAGGTCACGCTGGAAGTTTCACCCGAAAGTGAAAAGCATGATTTGACAGCGGATGCTGGGTCCCGTGTCGATAGCCCTGACAGTGGAATAGGTGTAACAAACACAGAAGTGACAACTACAGAAAGTGCCGCAGAGATAGTGAAAATGTCTCTGGAGGCAGGGAAAAGCGTAGAGACGGTTTCAGTGGTATCTGAGGGTGTCAGAGAGGCGAGGGTTGCATCAGAGATGGAATCAGAATTGACTCATTCAGAATCTAGTGCATCAGTTGAAAGCGGTGAAGCGGCGGAAGATGATTTGTTTCCTCCTTTGTCCCCGTCGAAAACCAGGTGGTATTTCTCGTTAGATCGTAAGCAGACATGGTCCGTGGCTCCAGAGCCTGAGGAAGAAAGGTCACCGAAAGGTCTTTCTTCGACCCTCACGAGATTGGCTAGAAAGTCGACACCCAGTGATAGAGGGTCCGTTCAATCAAATTTCAGCGATGCAGGTTCGATCAAATCTGAGAACGATGAGTTAATGGAAATGTGTCATAATATCAGGAAAGCGCGCCTGTCAATTGTGGGAGAACCCGTGTGGGAAGGTGCTGAGAGATTGCGGGCGTTTTCATGTGTCAGGGGCGACGAAGAGGCAATGGTGAGGCTGAGGAGACTGGAGAGGACCCTGAAG GATAAAGAGAAAGATCTCGCTGAATTGGATGAGCTTCTCAATCAACcagaaataaatagaaaatcaATATGCGAGTGGAAACAACGCAACTCGGTTCTCTTTGAGGAGGTATTTCCACAGAATACCTTGGGGGATTGGGAGGGGCAGGGGGAAGGGGGTGATAATGTTGTTGAGGGAGAGGAGAACGAAAAACCCAACCAAGAGAACTTGGATGCTGCG